A genomic region of Persephonella marina EX-H1 contains the following coding sequences:
- a CDS encoding MlaE family ABC transporter permease produces the protein MEKIKNFVEHTGAAFLLFLETLKVIILSPPKVKHILKYMEEIGVTAAPLIAITGFFTGGVLVVETYPTFHKFNAEFLIGALVSLSLSRELSPVLVALLVTARSGSAMAANIGTMKITEQIDALKVMAVNPVRYLIAPRLIASLLMVPALVILSYTFGLLGGYFVGVNLYGINPYLFVEKMKDFTELYDILGGLYKSMGFATIITIVSCYFGYVTKGGAEGVGRSTTTAVVVSSVLVLIVDYFLTAIIY, from the coding sequence ATGGAAAAGATAAAAAATTTTGTTGAACACACAGGGGCAGCATTTTTACTCTTTCTTGAGACCTTGAAAGTTATCATTTTATCTCCTCCCAAGGTTAAGCATATACTTAAATATATGGAGGAGATAGGAGTTACAGCTGCACCTTTAATAGCTATAACAGGATTTTTTACAGGTGGCGTTCTTGTAGTTGAGACATACCCAACATTTCATAAGTTCAATGCAGAATTTCTGATAGGTGCTCTTGTCTCGTTATCACTTTCAAGGGAGCTCTCTCCAGTCCTTGTTGCCCTTCTCGTTACAGCAAGGTCAGGTTCTGCAATGGCTGCGAATATCGGAACGATGAAGATAACGGAGCAGATAGATGCTCTAAAGGTTATGGCTGTTAATCCTGTGAGATATCTGATAGCTCCAAGACTTATAGCTTCTCTTTTGATGGTTCCTGCCCTTGTTATCCTGTCATACACTTTTGGACTTTTAGGTGGTTATTTTGTTGGTGTGAACCTTTACGGTATAAATCCTTACCTTTTTGTTGAGAAGATGAAAGATTTTACGGAGCTTTACGATATACTTGGAGGACTCTATAAATCAATGGGATTTGCAACAATAATTACGATAGTTTCATGTTATTTCGGCTATGTTACTAAAGGTGGAGCAGAAGGTGTTGGCAGATCAACAACCACAGCTGTTGTGGTCTCATCCGTTCTGGTTCTTATCGTTGACTACTTCCTTACAGCTATTATCTATTAA